AATCGGCAGGATAGCACATGCTCCTTGCCGATTTTTTGATCCCTGCCGGTGCGGGGAAGTGTCATTGAGCTGACTAGAATCGGATGTAGTAACGGCTCATCCCGGCCATGCCGGGAACGGATATGACGGAAGCAATTCTACGGAAACTCTTGCACAAGTCTAAACCGTAGGATATCTTGAGGAAAGAACAGCGAAATAATTAACTTACTTCATCAGGGTGCATTTGTATGGCTATTTCCATTCCTAGGTTATCTTATTGCTTGAACATGCGGAGAAATTTTGGAGGATTTCTATGAAGTGGGGACAAGTAGGATATCGGAATGTTCAGGGGAGCGGTCTACCTGAAGCGACGTTTGAGTTTGCTAAGTCAACAGATGGTTGGGTTCGTTCTCTCAGCGCTCAGGCGCAAGCCTTATGGGCTAAAAGTGGTGACGGAATTAACTCACTGTCATTGCCGCAGCATCTTGTTGATTCTGCTTGTGCAGCAGCACTGATTGCGGATCGTTGGATATCTAAACCGATGATGTCATTACTTAGTGAATCGCTTGGGCTGAGTCCAGACGAGGTTAGGATTTTTTATATATGGTTGGCAGCAACTCATGACATGGGGAAAGCCACCGTATCCTTCCAAGAGCAACTTGAGAACTCTGAATATCAGTACTTGGTCGATGCAGTTATCGCTGCTGGTCTTCCCATGGAGAAGTCTGTTGCCGAGACTCAAATTGAACGTTTCCCACACAGTATTGCTTCGGCCATCATCCTGCAGCAATGGCTTCTTGAACAAGGATGCAAGAAGCCGCTTAGTAACTCAATTGCCTCAGTGTCAGGCGCGCATCACGGTATTGCCGATGAAGCAATTAATGAAGAAACTCTGAATATTTTTAACGCTTTTGATGCGCGCTGGCGCAGGGTACACAATGAGCTTCTTGAGGGCATTGCCGAAATGACCGGAATCGTTCCCGTGCTAGAGAATCTCAAGAAGCTCCGCCGAATTGATAGCGGCGTTCTGCAGACTCTAACTGGGCTGGTCGTTATGGCTGACTGGATTGCCTCGAACGTAGACGCCTTTGCATTGGGAGGAGGAACCCAAGTCGAACGCGTTTCAAACGCAGACAAACACGTACAACTTACAGGCCCTTGGGCGCCTGCAGCGCGGGAGTGGAATGACATAGATGCTGAGTTCCAGCAGCTCTTTTCTTGGCCTAGCTCGTTTAAAGCTCGAACGGTGCAGCGAGTTCTAGTTGAACAAGTGAAGGTATTAAAGAAGCCCTCGATAATCATCCTGGAAGCTGAGACAGGTGCTGGGAAAACCGAAGCTGGTCTTGCTGCTGCTCAGATTATCGGTGAAAATACTGGTGCTCAGGGAATATTCTTCGCAACACCAACAATGGCTACCGCCGATGGGCTCTTCGCGCGTACAAGACTATGGGCGAGCAATTCAGCTCCAAGCAATGATGCAGTGTCGCTGAACTTGGCACACTCGAAGAACTCTCTGTCTGAGGATTTCCAGGACTTGCGGTTCAAAGAAATTGGACGGGACACCGACGAGTTCGGAAACGTCGTGGCGAGGCAGTGGTTCTCCGGTCGAAATAGGGGACTTTTATCGAACCTGGTCGTTGGAACCATCGACCAGGTGTTAATGATGTCACTGAAGAAGCGGTACTCGATGCTCCGGCACGTAGGGATTGTTGGAAAGATTGTAATCTTCGATGAAATCCATTCGTACGATGTGTACACCTCGGAATACATCCGCACGACTATCGAGTGGCTAAGTAGCTATGGCGTCACAGTCATCGTGATGACTGCAACTTTGCCACCCGAGCGTCGTAATGAACTTATTGAAGCTTATACAGATGCAGAAATTCCCACTGAATTCGATAATGCATATCCGCTATTCTCCATCGGGACTGATGAGGCTGTTAAACAAATCCCAATTAATCCGCCTCCCACGGATGCTGTTCTTAGCCTTGAATTGTTGGGAGAAGATGAGTTTCTGACAAATGTTGAAGCATTGGTTGGGGAAGGAGGCTGCCTACTTATTATCTGCAACACGATTGCTCGAGCGCAGTCTGCTTTCCGGGAACTCCGCGAACGGTTTCAAGACCCTGATGAAGTCGTTCTCCATCACTCGGGTTTTATTGCTTGGGAGAGGATGGCTAAGGAAGCGAAGCTTCGTAAGGAGCTTGGACCGGATTCTCATATTAGTTCAGGGAGGCCTTCACGGCGGATAGTTGTAGCAACACAGGTAGCTGAGCAAAGTTTGGATATAGATGCTGACGCATTGATCACAGATTTTGCCCCTATGGACTTGCTGGTGCAACGAATCGGGCGCGTCCATAGACATCGTCGACCTGATTCTGACCGTCCTGAGCGTCTTCGTGAGCCCAAGGTCTTTTTGCGCGGTGTAGAAGTACAACCGCCTGATCTTGAGTTTGAATCCGGTACGGCTGCTGTCTATGACACGAAGGTGCTTATCAGTACTTATCGCGAGTTAATGGATGGGCAAGGAGGATTGCGTAACTTCCGGAGACCGGATGATACTGCGCCTTTTGTGAGAGCTACTTATTCTCCAGGCCAATTGGTTCCGAAAGGCTGGGAAGTCGTTTGGAACGAAGCTGTGGCAGAAAGTAATGCAAAGAAATCCAGTGCACTAAAAAGGTCTCAGAATTTCCGAATTCCATCGCCTTGGTCCGCGAAGCACCTCAAGGAACTGTTCGACCTTGGCATAAAGGACTCCGAAGAGGCGGGTTTAGCCCAAGTTCGCGACATCGAACCGACCATCGAAGTCATCCCAATTGTTGTCCTAGAAAATGGATACCGACTTTGGGGAGAAAATGAGCAGATCGTGGATCCCAATGAAGACTTGGACTATCAAACTGCTCGCAAATTAGCGGCAAGCACGGTTCGACTTCCAGGACGAATCACGAAATTTGAAAGTGACTTCTTAGCGGTAATCGATGCTTTAGAGATTGGGACTCCAATATCTTGGAATAAACACTATTTGCTCAAAGGATCCGTTGCCTTGTGTCTTGAAGAAGTCGGTGAGACAACCCTGGGAAGGCACAGCGTTCGTTACTCAAGTGACTTGGGAATCGAAATCCTGAACGAAGGAAACCAGTAGTGTCCGTACCTAGTCGTATGATGAGAGCACCTCCGTTCAGGAGGGAGCACATCGTAATTTCAAACCCTGTTACACAACACATTTGGAGGAAAGGAGGCTGAGAATGGCGAATGAAAATCCATCATTCAATCTGATTGATGAGCCATGGATTTCATGCATGGATACAGAAGGCAAAGCGCATTTGTTGAGCATCCGACAAATTTTTGAAGGTAGCCCAAGAGTCTTGAGCATTATTGGTGATTCTCCGACTCAAGATTACTCTGTCTTGCGCGTTCTACTTGCTATTTTCTGGCGCGCGCATGCACATGATTTACATACGAGTTTGGATAATCGAAAAGCAAAACAGGCATTTCATTGGGATGACTGGTTTACTGAACTGCGAGACGAACTTGTATCCGAAAACCGCGATGACGTCGTCCTAGGATATTTAGAGGACTACTGGGATCGCTTCGATCTTGTTGGTGTCGAGATGCCGTTTATGCAAGTGAGCAATTTGCAAGCGATGAATGGAGAATCAAAACCCATCGCGACAATTATTCCGGACTCCGCCGATGATTTGTTCACGATGCGTACTGCGTCTGGGCGGGAATCTTTAGACTATGCTGAGGCCGCCAGGTGGCTAATCCACGCGCAAGCATTCGACTACTCAGGCATCAAGACCGGAGCAGTTGGAGATTCGCGAGTTAAGGGCGGAAAGGGATACCCAATCGGTACTGGCTGGTCTGGCATGACTGGTGGGACCATTGTCTTAAGCGAGCACAGTTTGCTAGAGACCCTTTTACTAAACACGGTTCTAGCTTGTGTGCTCAGCACTCAAGCTGGGGCAGATGTATTGCAAGACAAACCTGTATGGGAGCGGGAACCAGATACTTCGGCAGAAAGAGCAAAGCCTGAACCAATCGGGCCCTCGGATCTTGCGACATGGCAGTCCCGTCGGATTCGCCTGGAATTTCACGGCGATCGTGCCACTGCAGTCATTATTTCCAATGGCGACAAAATTCCTGATGCCGGG
This region of Corynebacterium casei LMG S-19264 genomic DNA includes:
- a CDS encoding CRISPR-associated helicase/endonuclease Cas3, with the translated sequence MKWGQVGYRNVQGSGLPEATFEFAKSTDGWVRSLSAQAQALWAKSGDGINSLSLPQHLVDSACAAALIADRWISKPMMSLLSESLGLSPDEVRIFYIWLAATHDMGKATVSFQEQLENSEYQYLVDAVIAAGLPMEKSVAETQIERFPHSIASAIILQQWLLEQGCKKPLSNSIASVSGAHHGIADEAINEETLNIFNAFDARWRRVHNELLEGIAEMTGIVPVLENLKKLRRIDSGVLQTLTGLVVMADWIASNVDAFALGGGTQVERVSNADKHVQLTGPWAPAAREWNDIDAEFQQLFSWPSSFKARTVQRVLVEQVKVLKKPSIIILEAETGAGKTEAGLAAAQIIGENTGAQGIFFATPTMATADGLFARTRLWASNSAPSNDAVSLNLAHSKNSLSEDFQDLRFKEIGRDTDEFGNVVARQWFSGRNRGLLSNLVVGTIDQVLMMSLKKRYSMLRHVGIVGKIVIFDEIHSYDVYTSEYIRTTIEWLSSYGVTVIVMTATLPPERRNELIEAYTDAEIPTEFDNAYPLFSIGTDEAVKQIPINPPPTDAVLSLELLGEDEFLTNVEALVGEGGCLLIICNTIARAQSAFRELRERFQDPDEVVLHHSGFIAWERMAKEAKLRKELGPDSHISSGRPSRRIVVATQVAEQSLDIDADALITDFAPMDLLVQRIGRVHRHRRPDSDRPERLREPKVFLRGVEVQPPDLEFESGTAAVYDTKVLISTYRELMDGQGGLRNFRRPDDTAPFVRATYSPGQLVPKGWEVVWNEAVAESNAKKSSALKRSQNFRIPSPWSAKHLKELFDLGIKDSEEAGLAQVRDIEPTIEVIPIVVLENGYRLWGENEQIVDPNEDLDYQTARKLAASTVRLPGRITKFESDFLAVIDALEIGTPISWNKHYLLKGSVALCLEEVGETTLGRHSVRYSSDLGIEILNEGNQ
- the casA gene encoding type I-E CRISPR-associated protein Cse1/CasA; translation: MANENPSFNLIDEPWISCMDTEGKAHLLSIRQIFEGSPRVLSIIGDSPTQDYSVLRVLLAIFWRAHAHDLHTSLDNRKAKQAFHWDDWFTELRDELVSENRDDVVLGYLEDYWDRFDLVGVEMPFMQVSNLQAMNGESKPIATIIPDSADDLFTMRTASGRESLDYAEAARWLIHAQAFDYSGIKTGAVGDSRVKGGKGYPIGTGWSGMTGGTIVLSEHSLLETLLLNTVLACVLSTQAGADVLQDKPVWEREPDTSAERAKPEPIGPSDLATWQSRRIRLEFHGDRATAVIISNGDKIPDAGKNVMDDPMTPYRYSPNQSKKDLDAYYPMPYERNRTMWRSLDALIVTSLDGGFTGKHKAPIRPMTLDNLATLASDGYLDDQALDVRIVSMEYGPQSSVYGTIVSSNLGLALSVLKDTESGLAIRTAVRASAKNTGDAVKELGIFSGQLNQAVGGEYNFDASLADGVYAELEPRFSRWLASLEPESIDNQCREWENIVRSTITSAAIELIRGFGPNAYSGREIKQEGSDKGRLVSVGSLQFSLLRKLDKALPLTKKSRPRKQKQEQSSEVSES